The Novipirellula galeiformis genome contains a region encoding:
- a CDS encoding sigma-54-dependent transcriptional regulator → MTVAPHESRVLIVDDERNMCELIETDLRLRGIPSEWFTSAQEAIEAIHHQDYDVVLTDVRMPGTTGLQLCQQLSQVRPDIPVIVMTAFGTLETAILAMRSGAYDFITKPIEMDLLSITLKRAMEHRRLTEQVRLLESSQQQATSFGEVLGQSPAMQGLYDQLEQVAHSDAAVLITGESGTGKELVARSIHASGRRSEKPFVAVNCAALTEPLLESELFGHVKGAFTDARGERRGLFLEADGGTLLLDEMGEMPMTMQVKLLRALEERKVRPVGSDKEMRFDVRVLTATNRDLETAVTEGRFREDLYYRINVIGIELPPLRSRGADILRLAEHFRDRFAASENKPVAGFAEGVAEKLLSYSWPGNVRELRNVMERAIALTRYDKITLEDLPEKVRNFQGGTLIFGGFDPAELVSMEEVQRRYIKHVMDAVGGNQTQAARILGLDRKTIYRKLKQDGE, encoded by the coding sequence ATGACTGTTGCCCCCCATGAATCGCGTGTCCTGATCGTCGACGATGAACGGAACATGTGTGAGTTGATTGAAACCGATTTGCGACTGCGCGGTATCCCGAGCGAGTGGTTCACATCGGCCCAGGAAGCGATCGAAGCAATTCACCACCAAGATTACGACGTCGTGTTGACCGATGTGCGGATGCCAGGGACGACGGGCCTGCAATTGTGCCAACAACTTTCACAAGTTCGCCCGGATATTCCGGTGATTGTGATGACCGCGTTTGGGACACTCGAAACCGCGATCTTAGCGATGCGTTCGGGGGCTTATGACTTCATCACCAAACCGATCGAGATGGACTTGCTGTCGATCACATTGAAGCGTGCGATGGAGCATCGACGGTTGACCGAGCAGGTGCGTTTATTGGAATCGTCACAGCAGCAAGCGACTTCGTTCGGGGAAGTGCTCGGGCAAAGCCCCGCGATGCAGGGCTTGTACGACCAATTAGAACAGGTGGCCCATTCGGACGCGGCGGTGTTGATCACGGGCGAAAGTGGGACAGGAAAGGAATTGGTCGCGCGTTCGATTCACGCCAGCGGTCGTCGGTCGGAGAAACCTTTTGTCGCGGTCAACTGCGCCGCGCTGACTGAACCTCTATTGGAAAGCGAATTGTTTGGTCATGTCAAAGGAGCGTTCACGGACGCACGCGGAGAGCGACGTGGTTTGTTCTTGGAAGCCGATGGCGGAACGCTATTGTTGGACGAGATGGGCGAAATGCCGATGACGATGCAAGTGAAACTGTTACGCGCGCTCGAGGAGCGGAAAGTACGTCCGGTCGGTAGTGACAAGGAAATGCGTTTTGATGTGCGGGTGTTGACGGCGACCAACCGCGATCTCGAAACCGCGGTTACCGAAGGGCGGTTTCGAGAAGATTTGTATTACCGCATCAATGTGATTGGGATCGAGTTGCCGCCACTTCGCTCGCGTGGCGCCGACATCCTACGATTGGCGGAGCATTTTCGGGATCGGTTTGCGGCCAGTGAGAACAAGCCGGTGGCAGGATTTGCAGAAGGCGTTGCGGAAAAACTGCTTAGCTATTCGTGGCCGGGCAACGTGCGTGAACTGCGGAATGTGATGGAACGCGCGATCGCGTTGACACGTTATGACAAGATCACCCTGGAAGACTTACCCGAAAAAGTTCGTAACTTCCAAGGCGGTACGCTGATTTTTGGTGGCTTCGATCCCGCGGAATTGGTTTCGATGGAAGAGGTCCAGCGACGCTACATCAAACATGTTATGGATGCGGTCGGCGGCAACCAAACTCAGGCGGCTCGCATTCTTGGTTTGGATCGCAAGACGATCTATCGCAAGCTCAAGCAAGACGGCGAATGA